One stretch of Rhodospirillaceae bacterium DNA includes these proteins:
- a CDS encoding ion transporter: MKNLLIDLYEGDSRRAVRFRYGLLVFDVATILFLVGSSFVRDRLALEIADAVIGVGIVADFSARLWISRHRTADLVNPLGIADIIVIISLLAPILGEGLAFLRVARMLRLLRSYQLLKRLRQDFAFFRRNEQTISAAMNLAVFLFVMTAFVYETQHLVNDKVANYADALYFTVTTLTTTGFGDVTLVGTSGKMISVLIMIFGVSLFLRLVQVIIRPHKVVHKCPQCGLKRHDHDAVHCKACGQILNIEDEGLV; the protein is encoded by the coding sequence ATGAAAAATCTCCTGATCGATCTCTACGAAGGCGACAGCCGGCGGGCAGTGCGTTTCCGCTATGGCCTGCTGGTGTTCGATGTGGCGACGATCCTGTTCCTGGTCGGCTCCTCTTTCGTCCGCGACCGGCTGGCGCTGGAAATCGCCGATGCGGTGATCGGTGTCGGCATCGTCGCCGATTTCTCGGCGCGGCTGTGGATCAGCCGCCACCGGACCGCCGATCTCGTCAATCCGCTGGGTATCGCCGATATCATCGTGATCATCTCGCTGCTGGCGCCGATTCTGGGCGAGGGCCTTGCCTTCCTGCGCGTGGCGCGCATGCTGCGCCTGCTCCGGTCCTACCAGCTCCTCAAACGCCTGCGGCAGGACTTCGCCTTTTTCCGGCGGAACGAGCAGACGATTTCGGCGGCGATGAACCTTGCCGTATTCCTGTTCGTGATGACGGCCTTTGTCTATGAAACCCAGCATCTGGTGAACGACAAGGTCGCCAATTACGCCGATGCGCTCTATTTCACCGTGACGACGCTGACCACCACCGGTTTTGGCGACGTGACCCTGGTGGGGACCAGCGGCAAGATGATCTCGGTCCTGATCATGATCTTCGGCGTGTCGCTGTTCCTGCGCCTGGTGCAGGTCATCATCCGGCCCCACAAGGTGGTGCACAAATGCCCGCAATGCGGCCTGAAGCGCCATGACCATGACGCCGTCCACTGCAAGGCCTGCGGCCAGATCCTCAATATCGAGGATGAGGGGCTGGTCTGA
- a CDS encoding N-acetylmuramoyl-L-alanine amidase, translated as MRKSLTFMSLLRVSFLLLAGLLGTALGLSGGVIPAAWAKPAVTDAKLGVEPDLTRVVLDLTAETGFKVFALADPFRVVIDLDEVEWQIPAGRKLQGRGLVAAMRYGLFKVGTSRIVLDLAAPAQVAQVTLVEKTDSLPRRLLIDLKPTDDVSFMGQIRRTLFASDGTAAPATIAALVQEQPVAEEEQAPKPGDAVAAKGGAISADPDPLAATVSAKSGTDVGVPVPDASEQAILVPTLKPSDQSLKKQVHKKPLIVIDPGHGGIDPGAIGNGTMEKTITLAVAKALKKELLATGRFRVVLTRDKDVYIPLRDRFKLARDGEGDLFISLHADSHANSKTRGASVYTLSETASDSEAEALAAKENKSDVIAGVDLSNESKVVTGILIDLAQRETTNLSARFAKMLVKSLKRDTLMLEQSHRFAGFAVLKAPDVPSILLEMGYISSDEDQRLLTSKTHQKGLAKAISRAIQTYFDWQDSIKRT; from the coding sequence ATGCGGAAGAGCCTCACTTTTATGTCGCTGCTGCGGGTCAGCTTCCTGCTGCTCGCGGGCCTGCTGGGGACCGCCCTGGGCTTGTCCGGCGGCGTGATTCCGGCTGCCTGGGCGAAGCCCGCGGTCACCGATGCCAAGCTCGGCGTCGAGCCGGACCTCACCCGCGTGGTGCTCGACCTCACCGCCGAGACCGGTTTCAAGGTCTTCGCGCTGGCCGATCCGTTCCGTGTCGTGATCGACCTCGACGAGGTGGAATGGCAGATTCCAGCCGGCCGCAAGCTGCAGGGTCGTGGCCTGGTAGCGGCCATGCGCTATGGCCTGTTCAAGGTCGGCACCTCGCGAATCGTGCTCGATCTCGCAGCGCCCGCCCAGGTTGCCCAGGTGACGCTGGTGGAAAAGACCGATTCGCTGCCGCGCCGCCTGCTCATCGACCTCAAGCCGACCGACGATGTGTCCTTCATGGGCCAGATCCGGCGCACCCTTTTTGCGTCTGACGGCACCGCGGCGCCGGCGACCATCGCGGCGCTGGTCCAGGAACAGCCCGTCGCCGAGGAAGAACAGGCGCCCAAGCCCGGCGATGCCGTGGCCGCCAAGGGTGGCGCCATCTCAGCCGATCCCGATCCGCTGGCCGCGACCGTTTCCGCCAAGAGCGGGACGGATGTCGGGGTTCCGGTGCCGGACGCTTCCGAACAGGCGATCCTGGTACCGACACTGAAGCCCAGCGACCAGAGCCTCAAGAAGCAGGTGCACAAGAAGCCGCTCATCGTCATCGATCCCGGCCATGGCGGCATCGACCCCGGCGCGATCGGCAACGGCACCATGGAAAAGACCATCACCCTGGCCGTGGCCAAGGCACTCAAAAAGGAATTGCTGGCGACCGGGCGCTTCCGCGTGGTGCTGACGCGCGACAAGGATGTCTATATCCCGTTGCGCGACCGCTTCAAGCTGGCGCGGGACGGCGAGGGGGATCTGTTCATCTCGCTCCATGCCGATTCCCATGCCAATTCAAAGACGCGCGGTGCCTCGGTCTATACGCTCTCCGAGACGGCATCGGATTCGGAAGCCGAGGCGCTCGCCGCCAAGGAAAACAAATCGGACGTCATCGCCGGCGTCGATCTCTCGAACGAGAGCAAGGTGGTGACCGGCATCCTCATCGACCTCGCCCAGCGCGAGACCACCAATCTGTCGGCGCGCTTTGCCAAGATGCTGGTGAAGTCGCTGAAGCGCGACACCCTTATGCTGGAGCAGAGCCATCGTTTCGCCGGCTTTGCCGTGCTGAAGGCACCGGACGTGCCCTCGATCCTCCTCGAGATGGGCTACATCTCCTCCGACGAGGATCAGCGCCTGCTCACCAGCAAGACCCACCAGAAGGGCCTCGCCAAGGCCATTTCGCGGGCGATCCAGACCTATTTCGACTGGCAGGACAGCATCAAGCGGACGTAA
- a CDS encoding EAL domain-containing protein, which translates to MNERAKDGRTTTDEELLLDYAERLERHRAGWRAVQIHLSQLRPYNQRPHHIRVAKQILEPLVKRFDAGVYQLWNNDVVALTKGASEDDIDIYVRHIKAMFKEDPLFSAPPSPSRSPPPFCSWYDIEVEWENFVDLARRHSDDRRKASAQAVAAAKSGAPLEDGRGTMINPAILEKLEKAIINADLANVLRRQQVFAIIPGAKPAPILTELFFSMPFLAQTVAPGYNVTADKALFQHLARVLDARMLALMPRQDYQPMLKNASLNLSLGTVLSPEFIDFDRATNNKERGPLAIELPATDYFSDPEDFAFARDFLKERGYKIILDQVKYQLLPMLDRDQLNVDLIKVIWTPAFYDDCTTTQGERMQAAVERFGRERIILCRVDSEQGLEIGGKLGISLYQGRLLDAMAQAKT; encoded by the coding sequence ATGAACGAGCGGGCCAAAGACGGGCGCACGACAACCGACGAGGAGCTGCTCCTCGATTATGCCGAACGGCTGGAGCGGCATCGCGCCGGCTGGCGGGCGGTGCAGATTCACCTGTCGCAGTTGCGGCCCTATAACCAGCGCCCGCATCATATCCGCGTCGCCAAGCAGATCCTGGAGCCGCTGGTGAAGCGCTTCGACGCCGGTGTCTATCAGCTGTGGAACAATGATGTGGTGGCGCTGACCAAGGGCGCCAGCGAAGACGATATCGATATATATGTGCGCCATATCAAGGCGATGTTCAAAGAGGACCCCCTGTTCTCGGCGCCGCCCAGCCCATCGCGCAGCCCGCCGCCCTTCTGCTCGTGGTACGACATCGAAGTCGAATGGGAGAATTTCGTCGACCTGGCGCGCCGGCACAGCGACGACCGCCGCAAGGCCAGTGCCCAAGCGGTCGCAGCTGCCAAGAGCGGTGCACCGCTGGAGGATGGGCGCGGCACGATGATCAATCCGGCCATCCTGGAGAAGCTGGAAAAAGCCATCATCAACGCGGATCTCGCCAACGTCCTGCGCCGCCAGCAGGTGTTCGCGATTATCCCCGGGGCCAAGCCGGCACCGATCCTGACCGAGCTTTTCTTCTCGATGCCGTTCCTGGCCCAGACCGTGGCGCCGGGCTACAACGTCACGGCCGACAAGGCGCTGTTCCAGCATCTGGCGCGGGTGCTCGATGCGCGCATGCTGGCGCTGATGCCGCGGCAGGACTATCAGCCGATGCTGAAGAATGCCAGCTTGAACCTGTCGCTGGGTACGGTGCTGTCGCCGGAATTCATCGATTTCGACCGCGCCACCAACAACAAGGAACGCGGGCCGCTGGCCATCGAATTGCCGGCAACCGATTATTTCAGCGATCCGGAGGATTTCGCCTTTGCGCGCGATTTCCTCAAAGAACGCGGCTACAAGATCATTCTCGACCAGGTGAAATACCAGCTCCTGCCGATGCTCGACCGGGACCAGCTCAATGTCGATCTCATCAAGGTGATCTGGACGCCGGCCTTTTACGACGATTGCACCACCACCCAGGGCGAGCGCATGCAGGCGGCGGTCGAGCGCTTCGGCCGCGAGCGCATCATCCTGTGCCGGGTCGATTCGGAGCAGGGGCTGGAGATCGGCGGCAAGCTCGGCATTTCGCTTTATCAGGGCCGCCTGCTCGATGCCATGGCACAGGCCAAGACGTAA
- a CDS encoding transglutaminase-like cysteine peptidase: MPGQAQKRRWRRWTGRGVRAVVLSCLAFALAPALLVGSAEARTYPKIFSSIELPSKNLKKFPKWLDMIGRWKDGAPCSSDTCTTKGWSGLIEDLKDKDRLTQIKEVNKLLNSKKYIIDMRNWGKEDYWATPFQFLKKNGDCEDYAIAKFMALKALGIPIEDMRVVALQDLNLGVGHAVLIVYNGSDALLLDNQIKSVVPANSIKHYQPVYSINEKGWWLHRR; the protein is encoded by the coding sequence ATGCCGGGGCAAGCGCAAAAGCGACGGTGGCGGCGCTGGACCGGTCGCGGCGTCCGTGCCGTGGTCCTGTCATGCCTGGCTTTCGCCCTTGCCCCGGCCCTCCTTGTCGGCAGCGCCGAGGCGCGCACCTATCCGAAAATCTTCAGCTCGATCGAGCTGCCGTCGAAGAACCTCAAGAAATTTCCCAAATGGCTCGACATGATCGGGCGCTGGAAGGATGGCGCTCCGTGCAGTTCGGATACCTGCACCACCAAGGGTTGGTCGGGCCTGATCGAGGACCTCAAGGACAAGGACCGGCTGACCCAGATCAAAGAGGTCAACAAGCTCCTTAATTCCAAAAAATACATCATCGACATGCGGAACTGGGGCAAGGAGGATTACTGGGCGACGCCGTTCCAGTTCCTCAAGAAAAACGGCGATTGCGAGGATTACGCCATCGCCAAGTTCATGGCCCTCAAAGCACTGGGGATACCGATCGAGGACATGCGCGTGGTGGCGCTGCAGGACCTCAATCTTGGCGTCGGCCATGCCGTGCTGATCGTCTATAATGGCTCGGATGCCCTGCTGCTCGACAACCAGATCAAGAGTGTGGTGCCGGCCAACAGCATCAAGCATTACCAGCCGGTCTATTCGATCAACGAAAAGGGCTGGTGGCTGCATCGACGCTGA
- a CDS encoding PAS domain-containing protein, with amino-acid sequence MTATSPEETRSKYDLRVIFPAIILVLLAIIGLVAVSYFVAQEREREETQWQLRMGIVADSRFTDIDRWLNRQLDELTGLAKNESLQIYTDQINELSADSTQTDQVEALRDYLRNLLTVTADRTGFALPNTDGSDVPANVSETGVAGLMIIDSQGNVVAASPGAPPFTGELQAFVSGQTQGQRVIGDMRLNSRGVPSMAFVVPILAAQTEGAQATQIGIILGVKEVGPEIFPLLKQPGDASATAKSILVRFQDGKITYLSPDENGKPMAVELDADTPDLDTAFAAQKPGAFATDKRNAAGDRVLVTGRAFTLVPWVLAHTINYDEALGAAEARFRNLTIYLFLAVALVFVIIIAVWRHGSSRRASQAAHLFQNMANKFESQKNLLQLVTDSQPTQIFILDDKDRYQFANSQASKAAGIPTAEMIGKPIANVLGPQAAKRYITLSHEAIELKHEVSDVARSEENGKVKVVQSEHIPLKDPSGMPKSVLTVERDITDVVTERERRARILNQLVKTLVDVVDKRDPFAAQHSSRVARVARAVAKEMGLTEVETETADIAGNLLNLGKILIPEQVLSKTGQLTEAERDMIKNSIQTSADLLQGIEFDGPVVLTLRQAQANWDGTGQPPGLAGDDIIVTARVIAVANAFIGMISERAFRSALSIDDAIENLMKGSGKAFDRRVVAAMVNYLDNRGGRAELEK; translated from the coding sequence TTGACCGCCACCAGCCCCGAGGAAACGAGGTCCAAATACGACCTCAGGGTCATTTTTCCGGCCATCATCCTGGTCCTGCTCGCGATCATCGGCCTGGTTGCCGTCAGCTATTTCGTGGCCCAGGAGCGCGAGCGCGAGGAAACCCAGTGGCAGTTGCGCATGGGCATCGTCGCCGACAGCCGCTTCACCGACATCGACCGCTGGCTGAACCGCCAGCTCGATGAGCTCACCGGCCTCGCCAAGAACGAATCCCTGCAGATCTACACCGACCAGATCAACGAATTGTCGGCCGATTCCACCCAGACCGACCAGGTAGAGGCGCTGCGCGACTATCTGCGCAATCTCCTCACCGTCACGGCCGACCGCACCGGCTTTGCCCTGCCCAACACGGACGGCAGCGATGTGCCGGCCAATGTCTCGGAGACCGGCGTCGCCGGCCTCATGATCATCGACAGCCAGGGCAATGTCGTGGCGGCCTCGCCCGGTGCCCCGCCTTTCACCGGCGAATTGCAGGCCTTCGTCTCCGGCCAGACGCAGGGCCAGCGCGTCATCGGCGACATGCGCCTCAACAGCCGCGGGGTTCCCAGCATGGCCTTCGTCGTGCCGATCCTCGCCGCGCAAACCGAAGGCGCCCAGGCGACGCAGATCGGCATCATCCTCGGCGTCAAGGAAGTGGGTCCGGAAATCTTCCCGCTGCTGAAGCAGCCGGGCGATGCCAGCGCCACGGCCAAATCCATCCTGGTGCGCTTCCAGGACGGCAAGATCACCTATCTCTCGCCCGATGAGAACGGCAAGCCGATGGCGGTCGAGCTCGATGCCGACACGCCCGATCTCGATACCGCCTTCGCAGCACAGAAACCCGGCGCCTTCGCCACCGACAAGCGCAACGCCGCCGGCGACCGGGTACTGGTGACCGGCCGTGCCTTCACGCTGGTGCCCTGGGTGCTCGCCCATACCATCAACTATGACGAGGCGCTGGGTGCCGCCGAGGCACGCTTCCGCAACCTCACCATCTATCTGTTCCTCGCGGTGGCGCTGGTCTTCGTGATCATCATCGCCGTCTGGCGCCATGGCTCCTCGCGCCGCGCCAGCCAGGCAGCGCATCTGTTCCAGAACATGGCCAACAAGTTCGAAAGCCAGAAGAACCTGCTGCAATTGGTGACCGACAGCCAGCCGACGCAGATCTTCATTCTCGACGACAAGGACCGCTACCAGTTCGCCAACAGCCAGGCCTCAAAGGCCGCCGGCATCCCCACGGCCGAGATGATCGGCAAGCCGATCGCCAACGTGCTGGGGCCGCAGGCGGCCAAGCGCTACATCACGCTGAGCCATGAGGCGATCGAACTGAAGCACGAGGTCTCCGACGTTGCCCGGTCCGAGGAGAACGGCAAGGTCAAGGTGGTTCAATCCGAGCACATCCCGCTGAAGGACCCGAGCGGCATGCCGAAATCGGTCCTGACCGTCGAACGCGACATCACCGACGTGGTGACCGAACGCGAACGCCGCGCCCGCATCCTCAATCAGTTGGTGAAGACACTGGTCGACGTGGTCGACAAGCGCGACCCCTTCGCCGCCCAGCATTCCTCGCGCGTGGCTAGGGTGGCCCGCGCCGTCGCCAAGGAAATGGGCCTGACCGAGGTCGAGACCGAAACCGCCGACATCGCCGGCAACCTTCTCAACCTCGGCAAGATCCTCATCCCCGAGCAGGTCCTCTCCAAGACCGGCCAGCTCACCGAGGCCGAGCGCGACATGATCAAGAACTCGATCCAGACCAGCGCCGATCTGCTGCAGGGCATCGAGTTCGACGGCCCGGTCGTCCTCACCCTGCGCCAGGCGCAGGCCAATTGGGACGGCACCGGCCAGCCGCCGGGCCTTGCCGGCGACGATATCATCGTCACGGCCAGGGTGATCGCCGTCGCCAACGCCTTCATCGGCATGATCAGTGAACGCGCCTTCCGCTCGGCACTCAGCATCGACGACGCCATCGAGAACCTGATGAAGGGATCCGGCAAAGCCTTCGACCGCCGCGTCGTCGCCGCCATGGTCAATTATCTCGACAACCGAGGCGGCCGCGCCGAACTGGAAAAGTAG
- a CDS encoding alpha/beta hydrolase: protein MEPSVLAKVDCWSDAPAHVTVDCYRLNVPETRGFDLAVGPGQTLSLPVAIIRAGAGAKPDPVVYLAGGPGDGAWLDPDRIEWWWEFVANTEWPRQRDLILYDQRGSGLVEPRIDCVELEAIALELLTMSDAAMAGKLQREAAAACAKRLVMEGHNPGAYTSRDGAADLHDLFRALKVPAWNVYGLSYGTRLGLEYMRQYPRDIRSVILDSVIPPEAQFLEGDAATTDRAFRMVFDACARDALCHLQYADLGARLTALVKRLDAEPLKLTRPQPDSDGTVKIVVDGNFLINRLFNLLYNRADIELVPQVIDFYDRHIEAEITRDVDQYIADYLGRPDFGDAMFLGVHCQEEVPFNDMAKALNAYRRYPLLAGLAVGGESESFAETCAAWRAALPPQPLRASDNEPVISELPTLLLTGLYDPVTPPAYARLAAAHLVNSFYLEFDGIGHDVLGNEPCANDVAQKFLDEPHAAPRDICMVQSTPPQFVKPVE from the coding sequence GTGGAACCGTCGGTGCTGGCCAAGGTCGATTGCTGGTCTGACGCACCCGCCCATGTGACGGTCGACTGCTACCGGCTCAACGTGCCGGAGACGCGGGGTTTCGACCTGGCGGTGGGTCCGGGCCAGACCTTGTCCCTGCCGGTCGCCATCATTCGCGCCGGCGCGGGGGCGAAGCCGGATCCGGTCGTCTATCTGGCAGGCGGCCCCGGCGACGGGGCCTGGCTCGACCCAGACCGGATCGAATGGTGGTGGGAGTTCGTCGCCAACACCGAATGGCCGCGCCAGCGCGACCTCATCCTCTATGACCAGCGCGGCTCGGGCCTCGTCGAACCGCGCATCGATTGCGTGGAGCTGGAGGCGATCGCCCTCGAGCTTCTCACCATGTCGGACGCGGCCATGGCCGGCAAGCTGCAGCGCGAGGCGGCAGCCGCCTGCGCCAAACGGCTGGTGATGGAGGGCCACAATCCGGGTGCCTATACCAGCCGCGACGGCGCGGCCGACCTCCACGATCTCTTCCGGGCACTGAAGGTACCGGCCTGGAATGTCTACGGCCTTTCCTACGGCACGCGGCTCGGCCTCGAATACATGCGGCAATATCCAAGAGACATCCGCAGCGTGATCCTCGATTCCGTGATCCCGCCCGAGGCGCAGTTCCTCGAAGGCGATGCTGCCACGACTGACCGGGCATTCCGCATGGTGTTCGACGCCTGCGCGCGGGATGCTTTGTGCCACCTGCAATATGCCGATCTCGGCGCGCGGCTCACCGCTCTCGTGAAGCGGCTGGATGCCGAGCCGCTCAAGCTGACGCGGCCGCAGCCAGACAGCGATGGCACGGTCAAGATCGTGGTCGACGGCAATTTTCTGATCAACCGCCTGTTCAACCTCCTCTATAACCGTGCCGATATCGAGCTCGTGCCGCAGGTGATCGATTTCTACGATCGCCATATCGAGGCCGAGATCACGCGCGATGTCGACCAGTACATCGCCGATTATCTCGGCCGGCCCGATTTCGGCGATGCGATGTTCCTGGGCGTGCACTGCCAGGAAGAGGTGCCTTTCAACGACATGGCGAAGGCGCTCAACGCCTATCGCCGCTATCCGCTGCTGGCGGGGCTGGCCGTGGGTGGCGAGAGCGAGAGCTTTGCCGAGACCTGCGCTGCCTGGCGCGCGGCCCTGCCGCCGCAGCCGCTGCGCGCCAGCGACAATGAACCCGTCATCAGCGAGCTACCGACGCTGCTGCTGACCGGGCTTTATGATCCGGTGACGCCGCCGGCCTATGCGCGCCTCGCAGCCGCGCATCTGGTCAACAGCTTCTATCTGGAATTCGACGGGATCGGCCATGACGTGCTGGGCAACGAGCCTTGCGCCAATGATGTCGCCCAGAAATTCCTCGACGAACCACACGCGGCACCGCGCGACATCTGCATGGTCCAATCGACTCCGCCGCAATTCGTCAAGCCAGTGGAGTAA
- a CDS encoding YdbH domain-containing protein translates to MVPSDSISDQPPAPAPESPPPLAGRRLGWGRRLLRLALRIMALLLLAMAVSLVFRVDLLNRAAPWLLSRELSLPVDLAVHNLDWRGAHIDRLVLGSQRDLVIEDINLTYDPWNGRLEAVEIGRVALLARYDTHFSLGELDPLIDQLRAMAAAPSDPAAPGAPLPDVLVKSIDIGLTSPVGFITGSGQANLNAQAIIAQFTLREQQDYARIDISLAAPLVKDGKPPLGDLTLVMDAHSALWPLFGLAQPTGGNIKASAHLRMPESDPANTSADAPLALAEWSLEAVDFAYPGLAAPIAGTLTGEAAYGQDWLTLDKISGGFKGGLSAPFAAKLGGNLRVSPLLAAQEISGDLALAADGGDLSFPGVVARQVKLALDLALTGKVDAAAGSYLDLTLTKPGSLSVNHLNLSEGALVLPKPTTLALRPEPLPAAHLTFAGGKALAADIKLALGKSTLTVEPKGSAERLLIAMTSATLSGRYEDAAPLALTFATKGAQVVAPTRGLTLGNVALSVISDAKGIAAKLSTGALAGLGAFTPVRGEAEATLLDGKASFKARFTGDDQPLDLQLSGKGDLAKSSFAIDLKLSALDFALGGLQPYNFFPPLRDYLDDVSGRIELEGPVRYAGGAFTSDLKFGLTNFSGKVGPVLLTNVNSVIEIDKPWPLSTKPDQVVAVELADIGLPLTNALFRFKVSDGNRLDLQESRLEMAGGKVSLDPAVVLFDAPAHNLKLTVDSISVGELFDTLGIAGLTGEGSISGEVPVTIFPGGIAIPAATLAATAPGVLRYDRNQAPLALQSAGESVAMALEALADFHYEKLILDLSRSLAGDVTLGLHISGRNPSFYDGYPVEFNLTVEGQLDQALKEGLAGYRVPDMIQQQLEKLSP, encoded by the coding sequence ATGGTGCCTTCGGATTCGATCAGCGACCAGCCGCCGGCTCCGGCGCCGGAATCGCCGCCGCCGCTCGCCGGACGTCGCCTCGGTTGGGGCCGGCGCCTGTTGCGGCTGGCGCTGCGCATCATGGCGCTGCTGCTCCTCGCCATGGCGGTTTCGCTCGTCTTTCGCGTCGACCTCCTCAACCGTGCGGCACCCTGGCTGCTCAGCCGCGAGCTGTCCCTGCCGGTCGACCTCGCCGTCCATAATCTCGACTGGCGCGGCGCCCATATCGACCGGCTGGTCCTTGGCAGCCAGCGCGACCTCGTCATCGAGGATATCAATCTCACCTACGATCCCTGGAACGGGCGGCTGGAGGCGGTCGAGATCGGCCGTGTCGCTTTGCTGGCGCGCTACGACACGCATTTCAGCCTGGGCGAGCTCGACCCCCTCATCGACCAGCTCCGCGCCATGGCGGCGGCACCCAGTGATCCCGCAGCGCCGGGCGCGCCCCTGCCCGACGTGCTGGTGAAGTCGATCGATATCGGCCTCACCTCGCCCGTGGGCTTCATCACCGGCAGCGGCCAGGCCAATCTCAATGCCCAGGCGATCATTGCCCAGTTCACCCTGCGCGAGCAGCAGGATTACGCCCGCATCGACATCAGCCTCGCGGCCCCCCTGGTGAAGGACGGCAAGCCGCCACTGGGCGATCTCACCTTGGTCATGGATGCGCATTCGGCCCTCTGGCCGCTCTTCGGCCTCGCCCAGCCGACCGGCGGCAACATCAAGGCCAGCGCCCATCTCCGCATGCCCGAAAGCGATCCCGCCAACACCAGCGCCGATGCGCCGCTGGCCCTCGCCGAATGGTCGCTGGAAGCGGTCGATTTCGCCTATCCGGGCCTGGCAGCGCCCATCGCCGGCACCCTCACGGGCGAGGCGGCCTACGGTCAGGACTGGCTCACCCTCGACAAGATCTCGGGCGGTTTCAAGGGCGGCCTCAGCGCGCCCTTTGCCGCCAAGCTCGGCGGCAATCTGCGCGTCTCCCCCCTGCTGGCGGCGCAGGAAATCAGCGGCGACCTCGCGCTGGCGGCCGATGGCGGCGATCTTTCCTTTCCGGGCGTTGTCGCCAGGCAGGTGAAGCTCGCCCTCGACCTGGCACTCACAGGCAAGGTCGATGCCGCCGCCGGCAGTTACCTCGACCTCACCTTGACCAAGCCCGGTTCGCTCAGCGTGAACCATCTCAACCTGAGCGAAGGCGCCCTCGTTCTGCCCAAGCCGACCACACTCGCCCTCCGGCCCGAGCCACTGCCGGCGGCCCATCTCACCTTCGCCGGCGGCAAGGCCCTCGCCGCCGATATCAAGCTCGCATTGGGAAAATCGACCCTGACCGTCGAACCGAAAGGGTCTGCCGAGCGACTGTTGATAGCGATGACCAGTGCCACGCTCAGCGGCCGCTATGAAGACGCCGCCCCACTCGCCCTCACCTTTGCCACCAAGGGCGCGCAGGTGGTAGCGCCCACCCGTGGCCTGACGCTCGGCAATGTGGCACTCTCCGTGATCTCCGATGCGAAAGGTATTGCCGCCAAGCTCAGCACCGGTGCCTTGGCCGGCCTCGGCGCCTTCACCCCCGTGCGCGGCGAGGCGGAAGCGACTCTGCTGGACGGCAAGGCCAGCTTCAAGGCGCGTTTCACCGGCGACGACCAGCCGCTCGATCTCCAGCTCAGCGGCAAGGGCGATCTCGCGAAATCCAGTTTTGCAATCGACCTCAAACTGAGTGCGCTCGATTTCGCCCTGGGCGGCCTGCAGCCCTATAATTTCTTCCCGCCCTTGCGCGACTATCTCGACGACGTCTCCGGGCGCATCGAACTTGAAGGCCCCGTGCGCTATGCCGGCGGCGCCTTCACCTCGGACCTCAAATTCGGCCTCACCAATTTCTCCGGCAAGGTCGGCCCCGTGCTGCTGACCAACGTCAATTCGGTGATCGAGATCGACAAGCCCTGGCCGCTCTCGACCAAGCCGGACCAGGTGGTGGCGGTGGAACTCGCCGATATCGGCCTGCCGCTCACCAACGCCCTCTTCCGCTTCAAGGTGAGCGACGGCAACCGGCTCGATCTCCAGGAATCGCGCCTCGAGATGGCCGGCGGCAAGGTCTCGCTCGATCCCGCGGTGGTCCTGTTCGACGCACCGGCCCATAACCTGAAGCTCACCGTCGACAGCATCTCGGTGGGCGAGTTGTTCGACACGCTGGGCATTGCCGGCCTGACCGGCGAAGGGTCAATTTCCGGTGAAGTGCCGGTCACCATCTTCCCTGGCGGCATCGCCATTCCAGCGGCCACACTCGCGGCGACCGCCCCCGGCGTGCTGCGCTATGACCGCAATCAGGCCCCCTTGGCCCTGCAAAGTGCTGGTGAATCGGTCGCCATGGCCTTGGAAGCCTTGGCCGATTTCCATTACGAAAAATTGATCCTGGATCTTAGCCGCAGCCTCGCCGGCGATGTTACCCTGGGCTTGCATATCAGCGGGCGCAATCCCAGCTTCTACGACGGCTACCCGGTCGAGTTCAACCTGACGGTCGAGGGCCAGCTCGACCAGGCCCTCAAGGAGGGCTTGGCCGGCTATCGGGTGCCGGATATGATCCAGCAGCAACTTGAGAAGCTATCGCCCTGA
- a CDS encoding YnbE family lipoprotein — MTGRPPQDHPQPQGAALQPGILHIGAACLALSLLAGCNPTVKVEAPDKPIVINLNVKIEQEVRIRVDKDVDNLVSSNPNIF, encoded by the coding sequence ATGACAGGCCGTCCCCCTCAAGATCACCCGCAGCCGCAAGGTGCGGCATTGCAGCCCGGCATACTTCACATCGGCGCCGCATGCCTGGCACTGAGCCTGCTGGCCGGCTGTAACCCGACCGTGAAGGTCGAGGCGCCGGACAAGCCGATCGTGATCAACCTCAACGTGAAGATCGAGCAGGAGGTCCGCATCAGGGTCGACAAAGATGTCGACAACCTCGTCAGCTCGAATCCGAACATTTTCTAA